The Hyalangium minutum genomic interval TCAGGAACACGGACGATCCGTTGGCCGGAGAAGTGATGGCCACCGTGGGGCCCAAGTTGTCCACCGAGACGTCCCGGTAGACCTCCCGGAAGTTCCCCGTGGCGTCGTAGGCGCGAATGTAGAGTTGGCGGTATCCATTGGGCCCCCGCTGTGGTGTCCCACGTCGCGGAGTACGGCTCGGTGGTGTCGCCGTTGAGCAGCGTCGCGCCGAGAGAACTCCACCCGCGTCACGCCCCGGTTGTCGCTGGCGGCCGCGTTCACCTGGACCGACCCCCGGACGAGGGAGCCCTGAACAGGGCTGTGGATCAGCAGTGTGGGCGGCGTGTAGTCGATGATCACCGGCACCGCCGCAGAGACCGTGGCGTGGCCCGCGGAGTCGTAGGCCTTCGTGGTCAGCGAGTGGGTGCCCTCCGACAGATCGTCGTGCTCGTC includes:
- a CDS encoding Ig-like domain-containing protein, with translation MVRATLRHDALNIAACTSGTLDEHDDLSEGTHSLTTKAYDSAGHATVSAAVPVIIDYTPPTLLIHSPVQGSLVRGSVQVNAAASDNRGVTRVEFSRRDAAQRRHHRAVLRDVGHHSGGPMDTANSTFAPTTPRGTSGRSTGTSRWTTWAPRWPSLLRPTDRPCS